GCGGGCGCGACGGCTTCCTGCCGTGGGTCAAGTGCTGCGACGTGTGGCCGGCCGCGGGCTGGATTGTGCTGGAATCGGAGGGCTTCGAGATTCTCTTCCGCAGGTTCGAACTGCACCCGCTTGCGCGGGTGCAGCGGAAACCATTGGCAGTCCTGCCGTATCTCCCCGCTTGACACTCCAGCCGCGTGCTTCGACACTTGGGACAAGCTATGAAAGCGGTTCAGCAGCGGGCCTTCACCCTCATCGAACTGCTCGTCGTGATCGCCATCATTGCGATTCTTGCCGCGCTGTTGCTGCCGGCGCTCTCGCGCGGCAAGGACAACTCGCTGACCGCGAAGTGCCTCAACAACAAGCGGCAGATTCTCATCGGTCTCACGCTCTACGCGGGCGACAACGAGGACCAGCTCCCGCACTTCGCCTACGGCTACAACGTGGGCGGCATCCCCACCGGCCCTTCCAACTGGTGGTGGCAGACGCTTGCGCCGTATCTTGGCGGCACGAGCGGAGTCGTGGTTGCGGGCGCCTCGAGCTTCGGCGGGCGCCTGCTCACGTGCCCGAAGACGTCGTTCAACAACAACTACAGCGTGAACTATGGCACAGCCGTCGGAAGCGCCTTCGCGTATATGGGCAACGGCGGCCTTCCCGGGTCGAGCCGCCTCGGATCGCTGCCCACCCGCACGATGCTCATCGCCGATGGCACGAACCTCGTGTGGAGCCCGAATCAGTGGGTGTTCGACACGGACACCGACGGCGATGGCATCCGCGACAGCGCGTCACCGTTGGGCAATGGCACGATTCGCTACAACGGCTTCGCGTGTTACCACAGCCGAGGTCACGAGACGCGCGATGGCTCGAAAGACAAGGCAACGTGCGGCTTCGTGGACGGCTCGGCCCGCGCGATCTTCCGCCTGGACTGGATCCTGAACGCGGACCAGATGTGGGGCCGGTAGCCCGGCGGGCTGTCGCGGAAACTTTTCGTCGGTGTTCGGCTTGCGTTTGTGGCGTCGCCCGTGATTCGTGGAGCGCGGGCGTGGCGAGCATTCCGGTCAACGCCTGCTTCTCCCTCTCATCCCATCCATCGAGGCCGAGCTGGATTTTGTCCTGGTCCTCCCGCCAGACAAACGTGCCGAAACCCGGTCCCAGAAGCTGAACAGCGACGCGTAGTTCGAGTCTGTTTCGCGCTGCACGCGCGAGTGGTGGATCTTGTGCATCGCGGGCGTGACGATGAAACGCGGGAGGATTCCGTCCATGCGCGCAGGCAGCGAGACGTTCGCGCGCTGGAATTGCACCACCGCAAGGAGCACGCCTTCATACAGCACCACTGCCGTCGCGAGGTCCATGCGCGTGGATTCTGGAATCGCGGCTACGCCGAGCGCGGCAGCGACGCAAAGCAATCCAACCAGTGCGAGAACTTTCTGGGGGCCGGAGAGTGGCATGAGGCGGCTCGGTTCACGCGAAGCTTGGACGTGCGGCCCCGACCTTGCAAACGGGTTTGCGAGCAAGCGGGGCGTGTGGCTCCGGTTCGCGGTTGAAATCCTGCGGCGCGAAGGGTGATACTCCCGGTGGAATGAACCACGCGGATCATCCGGCCTCGACCATTTGTCGGCGCGCATTCCTCGCCCGGGCTGGCGCGGGCGGCGCTGCGTTGACGTGGTTCCTGGGATCTCGCCGGTTTCGTGACTCCATCGCCGCGGCTGAAGCTCCCGGCACGTCGCAATCTCGCGGTGCGGTCAATCCAATTCACCACGCGCCGCGGGCGAAGCGGGTCATCTATCTCTACATGGCGGGCGGGCCGTCGCATCTGGAGACCTTCGACCCGAAGCCGGAGCTTGCGAAGCTCGACGGCCAGCCGATGCCCGAATCCTTCACGAAGGGGCAGCCGATTGCGCAGTTGCAGGGTGCGCAGCTCAAGTGCTGGCGCCCGCAATTTGGCTTCAAGAAACACGGCAGGGCGGGGAACGAAATCTCGGACATCTTTCCCCGGCTGGCGACGGTCGCGGACGATCTGGCCATCGTCCGCTCGATGCACACGGACGCGATCAATCACGACCCGGCGCACACGTTGATGAACACCGGGACGCTCATCAGCGGCCGGCCGAGCATGGGCTCCTGGGTGACCTACGGGCTCGGCAGCGAGACCGAGAGCCTGCCGGGATTCGTCGTGCTCACCTCGACCGAGGGCCGCAGTCCGCAGCCGATTTCCACGCGCATGTGGCACAGCGGGTTTCTCCCGGGACAGTTCTCGGGCATCGAACTCCGCGCGCAGGGCGACCCGGTTTACTACGTCCGCAACCCGGGCGGCGTGAGTCCTTCGCGCCAGCGTGATGTCGTGTCGACCGTGCAATCGCTCAATCGCTTGCAGGACTCCGTTGTCGAGGATCCTGAAATTGCAGCGCGCATCTCCCAATACGAGATGGCGTTTCGCATGCAGGCTTCGGTGCCGGACCTTATGGACATCAGCAAGGAGCCGCGGTCGACGCTCGACCATTACGGCGCGACGCCCGGCGACGGCTCGTTCGCGTCGAACTGCCTGCTCGCGCGGCGGCTCGCGGAACGCGGCGTGCGATTCATCCAGCTTTACCACCGCGATTGGGACCATCACAACGACCTTGTGAAGTTCATCACCGGCAACGCGGCGAGCGTCGATCACCCGACGACAGCCCTGATCACCGATCTCAAGCAGCGCGGGCTTTTCAAGGACACGCTCATCGTGTGGGGCGGCGAATTCGGCCGCACACCGATGGTGCAGGCGAACAAGGGCGGCCCCGGCCGCGACCATCACCAGCGCGCCTTCTCGATGTTTCTGTGCGGCGGCGGCATCAAGGCCGGCGTGACCCACGGCGCGACGGACGAACTCGGCTACAACGCCGTCGAGGACCGCGTGCACGTGAACGACCTCCACGCGACGATGCTGCACCTGCTCGGCATCGACCACACCCGGCTCACGGTGAAGTTTCAAGGCCTTGACATGCGCCTGACCAACGTCGGCGGAGACGTCGTGCGGAATCTTCTCGCCTAGTCCAGTCCTCCCCCTCTTGCGCACCCGATGAGCGGACGACTCGCTGGCCGGTGCGCGACCGGCCAGCCGCAAAGGCGAAGGCGAAGGCCAAACAATGAAGTCCGCGCTGATTTGAGGTGAGCCTCCCGCTGCGGGCTGCTACAAGTCGCCCATGCACTACCGACCACTCGGCAAGACGGGCCTCAACCTCTCCCTCATCAGCTACGGCGCCGCTTCGCTCGGCAACGAATACGGCAACATGACCGACGAGGCGCGCGGCATCCGTTCGCTCCACGTCGCGCTCGACGGCGGCGTGAACTTCATTGATTCCTCGCCCTACTACGGCCGCACGCTCTCGGAGAAAATCCTCGGCCGCGCGTTCAAGGAAATCCGCCGCGACCGGTTCATCCTCGGCACCAAGTGCGGGCGATACGACGTCGCCGGCTTCGACTTCAGCCACGACCGCATCCTGCGCAGCGTGGACGAGAGCCTCGCGCGACTGGGCGTGGACCACATTGACATCATGCAAGTCCACGACATCGAGTTCGGCGACATGCAGCAGGTCGTGGACGAGGCGCTGCCCGCGCTCCGCAAGGCCCGCGAACAGGGGAAGGTCCGTTTCATCGGCGTCACCGGCTTCCCGCTGAAAATCTTCCGTTACATCCTCGACCGCACGGAACTCGACTGCATGCTCAGCTACTGCCACTACGCGCTGAACAACACCTCGCTGCTCGGGCTCATCCCGTATCTCCAGGCCAAAGGCGTGGGCATCATGAACGCCTCGCCGTTCAGCGAACGCCTGCTCACGCGCCAGCCGCTCCCCGAATGGCACCACGCGCCGCAATCGCTCAAGGACCAGTGCCGCCGCGCCGTCGAGTTCTGCGACTCGCGCGGCGTGGACATCGCCAGGCTCGCGCTGCAATTCTGCGTCGCGAACACCGACATCGCCACGACCGTCCCCGGCACGGCGAACCCCGACAACATGGAGAAGCAACTCCGCTGGATCGAGGAACCCGTGGACTGGGACCTCATCCATGACGTGCGAAGAATCCTCGACCCGACACACAACGTGCTCTGGCCCGTCGGCCGTCCCGAGAACAGTGACGATTTGGACGCGGGGCTGTAGCGGCGGTCAACGATCCAACTCATCGACGGCCTCGGCGGCGGTGGTGGAGCGCACGGTGCACTCTCGAACTCCCGCGACGCTCGAATCCCGCGGACGCGGGACGGAGAAGCCGGTCGCTGCGGCGCCATGGGTAGGCGGCAAAATACTCTTATCACGCTCAACTGCGGCCAAACAATCCCGGATTCGACCACTTGCTGTCGCATAGCAAATGTGTCGGCACTTCGGCAATCGCGTCCGGTGGGCCCTCAACATCCCAAAGATGCTCCCACCCACCACAACTATAGTCGGCAATACGCACCCGCGAGTGCCATCGCTCCAGCCATGCTCGAACCCACTGAACGTCTGCGGACGGCTCATCGCCTGCGTCATCTACGAAAATAGTGATGCGACGAATCTGTGACACGTGCGCGATGCCGCCTAACTGACGGTGCGCGACCGGTGGCTACGCGGGCACGATCGCACTCTTGGCGGCGGTCCAGCTCGCGGTGGCTTGAAGCGCGTCGTTCGCGCGCTCCACCGGGAAGCGATGCGTCACCATGCTGGCGAATGGAAACGCGTCCGGCGTCGTGCGCAAGAACTCGATGGCCG
The sequence above is drawn from the Verrucomicrobiota bacterium genome and encodes:
- a CDS encoding prepilin-type N-terminal cleavage/methylation domain-containing protein; the encoded protein is MKAVQQRAFTLIELLVVIAIIAILAALLLPALSRGKDNSLTAKCLNNKRQILIGLTLYAGDNEDQLPHFAYGYNVGGIPTGPSNWWWQTLAPYLGGTSGVVVAGASSFGGRLLTCPKTSFNNNYSVNYGTAVGSAFAYMGNGGLPGSSRLGSLPTRTMLIADGTNLVWSPNQWVFDTDTDGDGIRDSASPLGNGTIRYNGFACYHSRGHETRDGSKDKATCGFVDGSARAIFRLDWILNADQMWGR
- a CDS encoding sterol desaturase family protein; translation: MRADKWSRPDDPRGSFHREYHPSRRRISTANRSHTPRLLANPFARSGPHVQASREPSRLMPLSGPQKVLALVGLLCVAAALGVAAIPESTRMDLATAVVLYEGVLLAVVQFQRANVSLPARMDGILPRFIVTPAMHKIHHSRVQRETDSNYASLFSFWDRVSARLSGGRTRTKSSSASMDGMRGRSRR
- a CDS encoding DUF1501 domain-containing protein, with amino-acid sequence MNHADHPASTICRRAFLARAGAGGAALTWFLGSRRFRDSIAAAEAPGTSQSRGAVNPIHHAPRAKRVIYLYMAGGPSHLETFDPKPELAKLDGQPMPESFTKGQPIAQLQGAQLKCWRPQFGFKKHGRAGNEISDIFPRLATVADDLAIVRSMHTDAINHDPAHTLMNTGTLISGRPSMGSWVTYGLGSETESLPGFVVLTSTEGRSPQPISTRMWHSGFLPGQFSGIELRAQGDPVYYVRNPGGVSPSRQRDVVSTVQSLNRLQDSVVEDPEIAARISQYEMAFRMQASVPDLMDISKEPRSTLDHYGATPGDGSFASNCLLARRLAERGVRFIQLYHRDWDHHNDLVKFITGNAASVDHPTTALITDLKQRGLFKDTLIVWGGEFGRTPMVQANKGGPGRDHHQRAFSMFLCGGGIKAGVTHGATDELGYNAVEDRVHVNDLHATMLHLLGIDHTRLTVKFQGLDMRLTNVGGDVVRNLLA
- a CDS encoding aldo/keto reductase encodes the protein MHYRPLGKTGLNLSLISYGAASLGNEYGNMTDEARGIRSLHVALDGGVNFIDSSPYYGRTLSEKILGRAFKEIRRDRFILGTKCGRYDVAGFDFSHDRILRSVDESLARLGVDHIDIMQVHDIEFGDMQQVVDEALPALRKAREQGKVRFIGVTGFPLKIFRYILDRTELDCMLSYCHYALNNTSLLGLIPYLQAKGVGIMNASPFSERLLTRQPLPEWHHAPQSLKDQCRRAVEFCDSRGVDIARLALQFCVANTDIATTVPGTANPDNMEKQLRWIEEPVDWDLIHDVRRILDPTHNVLWPVGRPENSDDLDAGL